catgttatataaatacaatagaatattattcagtcttccttaaaaagaaaataaattctgacacatgctaaaaCATAGCTGAAGTATAAgtacattatgctaaataaaataatccgGTCATAAAACACAACACCAAATAATGATTCCACCAATATGAGGTATGTAGAGTAGtcagatttataaagtagaaagtgGAATGTTGGATTTCCGGGCCTAGAAGACCAGAAAATGACAAgatgttgtttaatgggtatacaACTTTAGTTTTTCTAGATGAAAAGTGTAATTAATACTGTAAAGATATGCATTTAAAATGACTGAGATAATAACTTTCATgtcatgtatactttaccacaaTTGAAACTCAGATTTACATAAAATAGGTGGGAAGTAGGGGAAAGTgcagaggcagggacacagggagcagatggacagctgtcagagggacagcggaagaggggactggatcaaaggtgaaggaattagtcaAAAACATAAATAGATAACATAGttacagacaacagagtggcagtagtcagagggaaagggggtggagggaggggaggagggcagagagacagagctggggagagggagcagggtgCGTTGTGCAGATGGTggtatattgagttgtacacttgaaagctgtatggtttggtgaaccatgtcaacccaataaattaaaaaataaacgaATGAAAGATTGAGGCTGAAgtgatgtaaataaataaaaatggtataaAAGAGTGGGAGgtgaacagaaaagaaatatttttttaaaacttaccttCTCCTCAAGTACCATAATGCAAGACATATCAAAAGAATGAAGGTGGGTAATATTATTGCCAAGATTATCACCATGGTGGAGGTGGGATGTCCTGACAATTgggagaagacacacagatgtCACTGAAATATCCATTCTCTGACTCTTCCTGCCCTTCCTTTGCTCACCTGAGTGTCAGCTCCATCACTCACCTGCTTTTGATGTAAAGGCATAGCCAATTTCCCCTCTCAGATTCTCTAACACATTAATTCTTATCTATCGTCTATCATTTCTTCTTGTCTCATGTCACTCAATTTATAGGCCCCATAATTCTTATCTTCTTTATAACAGGTGAGTGATTTTCAATCCTTTTTTCATCTGataacacacactaattactataATTCTGTGGCACCtcccaaaaaatatattttaagctgatctgataaaaaaataagtaaaatttgatccattcacaccagatggatattattgtgttggctgttgtcatttcttaaAATATGGCAATCTAAGAAAGAAAGAGTTTAGCACTcatgactaaatagtcaagtagtgtgtgttttaaaaaaatcttgtggCACATCAATTGAACATTGCTGCCTAGGTCATcgatctctttttctctcttgtttttcctcctttctttttcaccCTCCATCACTCCTTGTTTCTCTGTCACACTCACTAAATCTCACCATTttgcccacccctccacccctccctccatgTTTGTGGACCATCTCCTCCCATTTCCAGCCAGGTCCAGTTCTTTCTCACCCCAGTGGAGGACGATGTCCTGGCCTCCCAGGCTGCTGTGCTTTACTTGGCAATTCAGGTTAGCCTCCTCCCCAGCCATAACGTCCAGGGTTACTCGGAGATACCATGTCCCATCAGCATTGGGTAGAATGTCACCTTGATGAGTTTCTGGATGCTCCTGCTCACCCCTCATCCACATCACTAGTACAGGTTTGGGGTAAAATCCTGAGACATGGCACACCAGCTTCAGATGGCCAGGCAAAGGAGGGGGGCCACTGGAAAGCCAGGCCTCGGGCTTCACTGGGCAGAAAGGAGCAGGACAGTGTCACATTATGACATTAATCTAGAACACAGGGAATCAGAAACCCACAACTTTGGACAGTGAACCCTCCCACTCCTTTGGAACCCTTCAAAGTTTATTGATTAAGCTCCTCTCTCATAGAAAATTCTcccataaaatttaaagaagtggTGGAAAGTGAAATAGAAAAGTCTTGGAGAGAGAACAGGACTAACCTTGTCTCTGCAGTTCTGCCTTCCCTGCATCAAGAACACCCAAGAGAAATCGAGGACAGGTATTTGAGAGGAGTGTCTCTATGATATTAAGGAGACCTTGGTATTCAGAGAAAATTGCACAGAACCTCTGTGCTCTGCTGCCACCCTGTGCAGCAGGCACACATGAATTATTCTGGAGGCTTATGAAATCCACTCCTCCCAAAGCATTTCTCAAGAAGCT
The Saccopteryx bilineata isolate mSacBil1 chromosome 3, mSacBil1_pri_phased_curated, whole genome shotgun sequence DNA segment above includes these coding regions:
- the LOC136330550 gene encoding T-cell surface glycoprotein CD1b-2-like isoform X1, translated to MLLLPLLLLTDLIPGADNKHGHEHVFHGPTSFYVMHISSFVNSTWTQQQGSGWLEDLQIHGWDSDSGTAIFLKPWSKGNFSDAELTEVVEGFRVYFIEFKQQIQYRFSELELTYPFEVQGVAGCELHSGETTVSFLRNALGGVDFISLQNNSCVPAAQGGSRAQRFCAIFSEYQGLLNIIETLLSNTCPRFLLGVLDAGKAELQRQVKPEAWLSSGPPPLPGHLKLVCHVSGFYPKPVLVMWMRGEQEHPETHQGDILPNADGTWYLRVTLDVMAGEEANLNCQVKHSSLGGQDIVLHWGHPTSTMVIILAIILPTFILLICLALWYLRRRSYQNIQ
- the LOC136330550 gene encoding T-cell surface glycoprotein CD1b-2-like isoform X2, with amino-acid sequence MLLLPLLLLTDLIPGADNKHGHEHVFHGPTSFYVMHISSFVNSTWTQQQGSGWLEDLQIHGWDSDSGTAIFLKPWSKGNFSDAELTEVVEGFRVYFIEFKQQIQYRFSELELTYPFEVQGVAGCELHSGETTVSFLRNALGGVDFISLQNNSCVPAAQGGSRAQRFCAIFSEYQGLLNIIETLLSNTCPRFLLGVLDAGKAELQRQVKPEAWLSSGPPPLPGHLKLVCHVSGFYPKPVLVMWMRGEQEHPETHQGDILPNADGTWYLRVTLDVMAGEEANLNCQVKHSSLGGQDIVLHWGHIRISSEISSCLLSHLE